From a single Lewinella sp. LCG006 genomic region:
- a CDS encoding phytoene desaturase family protein, translating to MIQSYKKRHELADYYDTILIGSGMGSLTTAAILAKEGQRVLVLERHYTPGGFTHVFKRRGYEWDVGIHYIGEVQRPNSVIKRLFDYISNDQLQWADMGEVYDRIILGDRHYDLVKGVKNFTAQLSAYFPEETAAIERYVDLVFEANKTSRWFYMDKALPRFLSKLSGRFLRGPFHKFSDQTTYEVLRSLTDNEELIRVLSGQYGDYGLPPKKSSFVIHASVARHYFGGGSFPVGGSSQIVETIDPVIEAAGGTILVSAEVAEIVIEGNTATGVRMADGKVLTANRIVSGAGVMTTYHKLLPAAVVKEHQLLEPLQKVERSVAHACLYIGLHGSPEELQLPKTNLWIYPGDLDHDACVDRYLADLDQPFPVVYVSFPSAKDPDWNRRYPGRSTIDIITLVPYEAFANWEGSRWMKRGEDYEAFKERIAQRLLAELYEQMPQVEGKVDCYELSTPLTTQHFVNYDKGEIYGLDHSPQRFRQRFLQPRTPIKNFYLTGQDIVTAGVGEALFSGVLTATAMTGVNVLDKVMK from the coding sequence ATGATCCAATCCTACAAAAAGCGCCACGAACTCGCCGACTATTACGATACCATCCTCATCGGTTCCGGGATGGGGAGCTTAACGACGGCGGCTATTCTGGCCAAAGAAGGGCAGCGGGTGCTGGTGTTGGAGCGACACTACACTCCCGGTGGGTTTACGCACGTCTTCAAGCGTAGGGGGTACGAGTGGGATGTGGGAATTCACTACATCGGAGAGGTACAGCGGCCCAACAGTGTGATCAAGCGTTTGTTTGACTATATCAGCAACGACCAATTGCAGTGGGCCGACATGGGTGAAGTGTACGACCGCATCATACTGGGCGACCGGCACTACGACTTGGTTAAAGGGGTGAAAAACTTTACGGCACAACTCTCTGCCTACTTTCCGGAGGAAACAGCCGCTATCGAAAGATACGTCGACCTGGTGTTTGAAGCCAATAAGACCAGTAGGTGGTTTTATATGGACAAGGCCCTGCCACGATTCTTAAGCAAGCTGTCGGGGCGTTTTTTGCGCGGACCATTTCATAAATTTTCCGACCAGACGACCTACGAGGTTTTACGTTCCCTCACTGATAATGAAGAACTCATCCGCGTGCTCAGTGGGCAGTATGGTGATTATGGTTTGCCACCCAAGAAAAGCAGTTTTGTGATTCACGCCTCGGTGGCGCGACATTACTTCGGCGGCGGTAGCTTTCCCGTGGGTGGCTCCTCGCAGATTGTGGAGACTATCGATCCGGTCATCGAAGCTGCTGGTGGAACGATTCTTGTGAGTGCTGAGGTCGCGGAAATAGTGATAGAAGGTAATACGGCCACCGGTGTGCGCATGGCCGACGGCAAGGTGCTCACCGCCAATCGCATCGTCAGCGGCGCGGGGGTGATGACGACGTATCATAAACTCTTGCCCGCCGCCGTGGTGAAGGAGCACCAATTGTTGGAGCCTCTGCAAAAGGTGGAACGTTCCGTGGCTCACGCTTGTCTGTACATTGGCTTGCACGGCAGCCCCGAGGAACTCCAATTGCCCAAGACCAACCTCTGGATCTATCCCGGCGACCTTGATCACGATGCTTGTGTGGATCGCTATTTGGCAGATTTGGATCAGCCTTTTCCTGTAGTGTATGTTTCCTTTCCTTCGGCCAAAGATCCGGATTGGAATCGTCGCTACCCGGGGCGCAGTACGATTGATATTATCACGCTCGTTCCTTACGAAGCTTTCGCCAATTGGGAAGGCAGCCGTTGGATGAAAAGGGGCGAAGATTACGAAGCCTTCAAAGAACGGATAGCCCAGCGCCTGTTAGCGGAATTGTACGAACAAATGCCGCAAGTGGAAGGCAAAGTAGATTGCTACGAACTGTCGACACCACTGACGACCCAGCATTTTGTCAATTACGACAAGGGAGAAATCTACGGCCTGGATCACAGCCCTCAGCGTTTCCGACAACGTTTTCTTCAACCCCGCACACCCATCAAGAACTTCTACCTCACGGGGCAAGATATTGTGACCGCCGGGGTAGGAGAAGCGCTCTTTTCGGGTGTACTCACCGCCACGGCGATGACCGGGGTGAATGTGCTGGACAAGGTGATGAAGTAG
- a CDS encoding family 16 glycosylhydrolase: MKNNYRFLVFLALLLPMVLSATPVQVEAEDYAAMQGIELENGGTNIGYFDDGDWLQYTAISFDGGYNSITFQTAKGNNGGSVEIRLDALNGPIIGTFYPQNTLDWTVFEAQLTGIDAVTGTHDLFLVGRGVTGVCNLDFFVLSEEEIYEPNWVLDWADEFNGNAVDENYWSKVHHGNPDNGELQFYTPRPENIVVSDGTLKLIARQETYTGQGPAMNAPATRNYTSGKIETLGKITFQYGKIEASMKLPRGPGTWPAFWMLGENIFEPGIGWPRCGEIDIMEHGQDFNNLGAAIHTQAYNHTIGTQITGTYQIDDYDTGFHTYGLVWDTEEMSFSVDGETYMRVKKSSIGDSEAQWPFDQPFFIILNHAVGGAWGGTPDNSLYPHTVEVDWVRVYKDEQPTSTAVLEETPSLSVYPNPTSGLVQITIGENPTAVTVSLNDITGRELATKKAESEQLTFDLAGLPSGVYFVTVYEQGTGRLLQSCKVVKEY; the protein is encoded by the coding sequence ATGAAAAACAATTATCGATTTCTCGTATTCCTGGCTCTCCTTTTACCAATGGTACTCAGCGCAACGCCCGTGCAGGTAGAAGCCGAAGATTATGCTGCCATGCAAGGCATAGAACTGGAAAATGGCGGTACAAACATCGGCTATTTTGACGATGGCGACTGGCTGCAATACACGGCGATCAGTTTTGATGGTGGCTATAACAGCATCACTTTCCAAACCGCTAAAGGCAACAATGGCGGGAGCGTAGAAATTCGCCTGGATGCCCTTAATGGACCAATCATCGGTACTTTTTATCCGCAAAATACCCTTGACTGGACGGTGTTTGAAGCACAGCTCACAGGGATCGATGCGGTGACGGGTACGCATGATCTCTTTCTGGTAGGTCGGGGAGTTACAGGCGTCTGCAACCTCGATTTTTTTGTCCTTTCGGAAGAAGAAATTTATGAACCCAACTGGGTATTAGATTGGGCTGACGAATTCAACGGTAATGCTGTTGATGAGAACTATTGGTCAAAAGTTCATCACGGCAACCCCGACAATGGTGAACTACAGTTTTATACCCCTCGACCGGAGAACATCGTTGTCTCGGACGGTACGCTCAAGCTGATCGCCCGTCAGGAAACCTACACGGGGCAGGGCCCCGCGATGAACGCACCTGCCACCCGCAACTATACCTCGGGTAAGATCGAAACCTTGGGCAAGATCACGTTTCAGTACGGAAAGATCGAAGCCAGTATGAAGCTGCCCCGCGGTCCAGGTACCTGGCCTGCTTTCTGGATGCTGGGCGAAAATATCTTCGAACCAGGCATCGGCTGGCCCCGTTGCGGCGAGATCGACATCATGGAGCACGGTCAGGATTTCAATAACCTCGGCGCCGCCATCCATACCCAGGCTTACAATCACACCATTGGTACCCAAATTACGGGCACTTACCAGATCGATGATTACGATACTGGTTTTCATACCTACGGTCTGGTATGGGACACGGAGGAGATGAGCTTCAGCGTTGATGGCGAAACCTACATGAGGGTCAAAAAATCCTCCATTGGCGATAGCGAGGCCCAGTGGCCTTTTGATCAGCCCTTCTTTATCATCCTCAACCACGCGGTAGGAGGTGCTTGGGGCGGTACACCTGATAACAGCCTCTACCCACATACCGTGGAGGTCGACTGGGTACGCGTCTACAAAGATGAGCAGCCAACGTCGACGGCAGTTTTAGAAGAAACACCCTCGCTGTCTGTTTACCCCAACCCCACGAGTGGTCTGGTACAGATCACCATCGGCGAAAACCCTACGGCTGTTACCGTCTCCCTAAATGATATTACGGGTCGGGAACTAGCAACTAAAAAGGCTGAATCGGAGCAATTGACCTTCGATTTGGCGGGCCTCCCCAGTGGCGTCTATTTCGTAACCGTGTACGAGCAAGGCACCGGACGATTGTTACAGTCATGCAAGGTGGTGAAGGAGTACTAG
- a CDS encoding LytR/AlgR family response regulator transcription factor, with amino-acid sequence MIKYLIVDDEHIAHDIIKGYCDMLPHLELVKNCYDAIEALECLRQQPVDLIFLDLNMPKLKGFDFLRTLAAPPKIIVTTAYQEFALEGFELNVVDYLLKPFSFERFLKALNKVVNTTPTGPPTLASKTAVGNSIFLRSNKTYLQVNLSDILYLEASGNYTKIITTANTISVRQKISELLTSLQFEQLVQVHKSFAVAKNRINSIEGNRIFIQDFEIPIGKIYKMNVDRMLE; translated from the coding sequence ATGATCAAGTACCTCATTGTAGATGACGAACACATTGCTCATGATATCATCAAGGGGTATTGTGATATGTTGCCTCATCTGGAACTTGTCAAAAATTGTTACGATGCTATCGAAGCGTTGGAATGCCTGCGGCAGCAACCTGTTGACCTCATCTTTCTCGACCTCAACATGCCCAAGCTAAAGGGGTTTGATTTTCTACGTACCCTGGCGGCACCACCCAAAATTATTGTGACGACAGCCTATCAAGAGTTCGCCCTCGAAGGCTTCGAACTCAACGTGGTCGACTATCTGCTGAAGCCTTTTAGTTTTGAACGTTTCTTGAAAGCCTTGAATAAGGTCGTCAATACTACGCCCACTGGTCCCCCTACCCTGGCATCAAAAACCGCTGTCGGAAACAGCATCTTTTTGCGTAGCAATAAGACCTACCTGCAGGTTAACCTCAGCGACATTCTCTATTTGGAAGCCTCCGGTAACTATACTAAAATCATTACCACAGCAAACACCATCTCCGTCCGTCAGAAAATATCGGAATTACTGACCAGCCTCCAATTTGAACAACTCGTCCAGGTACACAAGTCATTTGCGGTCGCTAAAAACAGGATCAATAGCATTGAAGGGAACCGCATTTTTATCCAGGATTTCGAAATCCCCATTGGCAAGATCTACAAGATGAATGTGGATAGGATGTTGGAGTGA
- a CDS encoding sensor histidine kinase, protein MTTAIENYNRPLVGLGLSFLLMVSSLILMEFGIESGLLFMMTAIANLLYLTIVWFINKRANRVITPSWRQKEIRVAVLILGALFLIGAIESYFHAIIFVIIFVELLFFLFVFGYDQFTQTTNATPGVMENEKSRFSPWMYWLFIIGNGLLLIIGEDYFTDKDQFGVAILLYFCSLFFLFTRWFFKQARFLLNLKTEKNRTELQHLQSQVNPHFFFNMLNNLYGLVDKDTKKAQQLILKLSDMMRYSIYDGQKERVSLAEEVDYLRNYLDLHQMRYHKKIDLKFETEIEDDQLQLMPLLFIILVENAFKHGVENLRANAYVHLSLKATANSIAFSVENNFDEEEVSTPTGLGLRNLKRRLELVYPKKHNLSTLKTANTYRAVLTIDQL, encoded by the coding sequence ATGACTACAGCAATAGAAAACTATAATCGACCACTGGTCGGGCTCGGGCTTTCCTTTCTCCTAATGGTCAGTTCGTTAATACTAATGGAGTTTGGCATCGAATCGGGGCTACTTTTTATGATGACTGCGATTGCCAACTTACTGTACTTAACCATAGTTTGGTTCATCAATAAAAGAGCAAACAGGGTGATTACACCGTCGTGGCGGCAAAAAGAGATCCGGGTAGCGGTGCTTATACTTGGTGCTTTGTTTTTGATTGGCGCTATAGAATCTTATTTCCACGCTATCATTTTTGTAATAATTTTTGTCGAGTTACTTTTCTTCCTATTTGTATTTGGGTACGATCAGTTTACCCAAACCACCAATGCAACACCTGGTGTAATGGAGAACGAAAAATCGCGGTTCTCTCCCTGGATGTATTGGCTGTTTATTATAGGAAATGGCCTCCTATTGATCATTGGAGAAGATTACTTTACGGATAAAGACCAATTCGGCGTTGCCATCCTCTTGTACTTCTGTTCGCTGTTTTTTCTATTTACGCGATGGTTTTTCAAACAGGCAAGGTTCCTTCTTAATTTAAAAACAGAAAAGAACAGAACCGAGCTACAGCATCTCCAAAGCCAGGTCAACCCGCACTTCTTTTTCAACATGCTCAACAACCTGTACGGCTTGGTAGACAAAGACACAAAAAAGGCCCAGCAACTTATTCTAAAGCTGTCGGACATGATGCGTTACAGTATTTATGATGGTCAAAAAGAGCGCGTCTCGCTCGCCGAAGAAGTCGACTACTTGAGGAATTACCTCGACCTCCATCAGATGCGTTATCATAAGAAAATTGACCTAAAATTTGAGACGGAGATTGAAGACGATCAACTCCAACTTATGCCACTCCTGTTTATCATTTTAGTGGAGAATGCCTTCAAACACGGCGTCGAAAATCTCCGGGCAAATGCCTACGTACACCTGAGTCTTAAAGCCACGGCCAACAGCATAGCTTTCAGCGTAGAAAACAACTTTGATGAAGAAGAGGTAAGCACTCCAACAGGCTTGGGTCTACGCAACCTCAAAAGGAGGCTAGAGCTGGTTTATCCAAAAAAGCATAACTTATCCACGCTAAAAACCGCCAATACCTACCGTGCAGTATTAACTATTGACCAACTATGA
- a CDS encoding metallophosphoesterase, which yields MKKRILRYLKHIGLTILVLLAIGVVILLKENGAVHYGDNPLMRNLDGEGPYLFYENDTTLSVNYIRGNKEEGFYVDQQLYPADSTFSLTCPFPLDGSSFDMVIKAKHEIPPDIFEDDQPILAISDIESGYRTFRDFLIHQQVIDVDLHWTFGKGHLVLVGDFVDRGYSTTQVLWFIYRLEQEAAKHGGKVHYLLGNHELKNMQGKFESNSPKYFGVAAILGKQIHHLLDANSFLGRWMASKNTIALINGHLFVHGGLHPDLATTEVSLSEINAINRANYYLPYFPTREKDAAQLLLSNHTGICWYRGYFREDLTQEQVDAPLDKYNAQAVVVGHTIQSKVKRSFAGRVIGIDVSHPKDYHKKWPHKSSEGLLIKGGKYYRLLHDGEREEI from the coding sequence ATGAAAAAACGAATCTTACGCTACCTTAAACACATCGGACTCACGATTTTGGTACTACTCGCTATCGGAGTGGTAATCCTCCTTAAAGAAAATGGCGCTGTCCATTACGGTGATAATCCCTTGATGAGAAACCTGGATGGGGAAGGCCCCTACCTTTTTTATGAAAATGATACGACACTGTCCGTCAATTACATCAGGGGAAATAAAGAGGAGGGTTTTTATGTCGATCAGCAGCTTTATCCAGCGGATTCTACTTTCTCGCTTACTTGTCCATTTCCGTTGGATGGTAGCAGTTTTGATATGGTCATCAAGGCAAAACACGAAATACCACCTGATATTTTTGAGGACGATCAACCCATTTTGGCTATTTCTGATATTGAGAGTGGCTACAGAACCTTCCGTGATTTTCTCATCCACCAGCAGGTGATTGATGTTGATCTCCACTGGACATTTGGTAAGGGGCATCTGGTGCTGGTCGGTGATTTTGTAGATCGGGGCTATTCTACGACCCAGGTACTTTGGTTTATTTACAGACTAGAACAGGAGGCCGCAAAACACGGCGGAAAAGTGCATTACTTGTTAGGCAATCATGAGTTGAAAAACATGCAAGGCAAATTCGAATCCAACTCGCCCAAGTACTTTGGTGTAGCCGCCATTTTGGGCAAGCAAATCCACCACTTGCTGGATGCCAACTCCTTTTTGGGGCGCTGGATGGCCAGCAAGAATACCATCGCGCTGATCAATGGTCACCTTTTTGTACACGGCGGGTTGCATCCGGATTTGGCCACCACTGAGGTGAGCTTATCCGAGATCAATGCCATCAACCGGGCCAATTATTACCTGCCTTATTTCCCTACCAGAGAAAAGGATGCCGCGCAGCTGTTGCTATCCAACCACACTGGCATCTGTTGGTACCGAGGCTACTTCCGAGAAGACCTGACCCAGGAACAAGTGGACGCACCGCTGGATAAATACAATGCCCAGGCAGTGGTAGTAGGCCATACCATCCAGTCAAAAGTCAAGCGTAGCTTTGCCGGCCGAGTGATCGGCATCGACGTCAGCCACCCCAAGGATTACCATAAAAAATGGCCCCACAAATCATCAGAAGGCCTGCTGATCAAGGGAGGGAAATACTACCGTCTTTTGCATGATGGGGAGAGGGAAGAGATTTGA
- a CDS encoding TonB-dependent receptor, which produces MKKHLLLWLLLCCAFWSHTQTITVKDLESNKPLEFVTLLSTQPEAYAVTNANGRADISAFQGAENIEIRMLGYKMLAKSYAELAAMNFQVSLEHFNLNLDEIVVSATRWQQSSGQVPMKIISISPQEVALQNPQTAADLLSISGKVYIQKSQQGGGSPMIRGFATNRLLYTVDGVRMNTAIFRGGNLQNVINLDPFAISNTEVLFGPGSVIYGSDAIGGVMSFQTLTPQLYVDDKPLITGKAFTRYASANQEKTGHFDVNVGWEKWALVTSFSAWDFDHLRQGSKGPDDYLKDYFVQRQDSTDVVITQEDPLLQIPSAYSQMNFMQKVRFQPNEAWDFQYGFHYSATSPYGRYDRHNRVRNGTARYAEWNYGPQKWMMNHLNIAHEGNNGVYDEMTLRLAQQSFEESRIDRSLNKEDRNTQIENVEAYSLNLDFTKGFGGKHTLFYGLEYVLNDITSEGLITNISTGEVAKGASRYPAATWSSAAVYVSDEFKVQKDLTLQAGLRFNQYRLDADFANNLEFYPFPFNEAKLNEGSLTGSIGAVYRPADTWVISANFGTAFRSPNVDDLGKIFDSEPGAVTLPNPNLEAEYASNFDVGIAKVFNDVVKIDLTGYYTVLQNALVQRNFQLNGQDSILYDGVLSQVQAIQNAAVANVYGIQAGLEWKLPAGFSFSSSINYQIGEEELDDGTKSPSRHAAPLFGVSRLMYKAKKLNLQCYANYQGERKFEDLAVEEQGKDEIYAKDANGNNYSPAWYTLNLKALYDLSTIFTISAGMENLTDQRYRPYSAGISAPGRNFILAVSANF; this is translated from the coding sequence ATGAAAAAACATTTATTACTATGGTTGCTGCTATGCTGTGCCTTCTGGTCGCATACCCAAACCATAACGGTTAAAGACCTGGAATCGAATAAGCCACTCGAATTTGTGACGCTTTTGAGTACTCAGCCCGAAGCCTATGCGGTGACCAATGCCAATGGGCGGGCAGATATCTCTGCTTTTCAGGGAGCCGAAAATATCGAAATCAGGATGCTTGGTTACAAAATGTTGGCGAAAAGCTACGCGGAACTAGCAGCTATGAATTTTCAAGTTTCTTTGGAACACTTCAATCTGAATTTGGATGAGATTGTGGTTTCCGCTACGCGTTGGCAGCAATCTTCAGGGCAGGTGCCGATGAAAATTATTTCAATTTCTCCACAAGAAGTAGCCCTGCAAAATCCGCAAACGGCAGCAGATTTGCTAAGCATCTCGGGGAAAGTGTATATCCAGAAAAGCCAGCAAGGTGGAGGTAGCCCAATGATTCGCGGCTTTGCCACCAATAGGCTCTTGTATACCGTCGATGGAGTAAGGATGAATACGGCTATTTTCAGAGGTGGCAATCTTCAAAACGTCATCAATTTGGATCCTTTTGCGATCAGCAATACGGAGGTATTGTTTGGGCCAGGCTCCGTTATCTATGGCAGTGATGCCATTGGTGGGGTTATGAGTTTTCAGACCCTTACCCCGCAATTGTATGTTGATGACAAGCCGTTGATTACGGGAAAAGCCTTTACGCGTTATGCTTCGGCGAATCAGGAAAAAACGGGCCACTTTGATGTCAATGTAGGTTGGGAAAAGTGGGCGCTCGTGACCAGTTTCAGTGCCTGGGATTTCGACCACCTTCGGCAGGGCAGTAAGGGTCCGGATGATTACCTCAAAGACTACTTTGTACAGCGCCAGGATAGTACGGATGTGGTGATTACCCAGGAAGACCCTCTCTTGCAAATCCCCTCGGCTTATTCCCAAATGAATTTCATGCAAAAGGTGCGTTTCCAACCCAATGAAGCCTGGGATTTTCAGTACGGATTTCACTATTCGGCGACCTCTCCCTACGGGCGGTATGATCGTCACAACCGGGTGCGCAACGGCACCGCCCGTTATGCGGAATGGAATTACGGCCCCCAAAAGTGGATGATGAACCACCTGAATATAGCTCACGAAGGCAACAATGGTGTCTACGATGAAATGACCCTCCGCTTGGCCCAGCAATCTTTTGAAGAAAGCCGTATCGATCGATCCTTGAACAAAGAGGACCGAAATACACAAATCGAAAATGTGGAAGCCTATTCGCTAAACCTGGATTTTACGAAAGGTTTTGGCGGCAAGCATACCTTGTTTTACGGGCTGGAATATGTATTAAACGACATTACTTCCGAAGGATTGATCACCAATATTTCCACGGGTGAAGTAGCGAAAGGGGCTTCCCGATATCCTGCGGCGACTTGGAGTTCTGCCGCAGTTTATGTTAGCGACGAATTTAAAGTCCAGAAAGATCTCACCCTGCAAGCGGGCTTGCGTTTCAATCAATACCGTCTTGATGCTGACTTTGCCAATAACCTGGAATTTTACCCTTTCCCGTTTAACGAGGCAAAATTAAATGAGGGTTCCTTGACAGGAAGCATCGGTGCCGTTTATCGACCTGCGGATACTTGGGTGATTAGTGCAAATTTTGGCACGGCCTTCCGTTCTCCCAATGTGGATGACCTTGGGAAGATTTTCGATTCAGAGCCTGGTGCAGTAACCCTGCCCAATCCCAATCTTGAAGCCGAATATGCTTCCAATTTCGATGTAGGCATTGCCAAAGTATTCAACGACGTTGTCAAGATTGACCTTACAGGGTATTATACCGTTTTGCAAAATGCGTTGGTGCAAAGGAACTTTCAGCTCAATGGTCAGGACAGCATCCTTTACGATGGCGTCCTCAGCCAGGTGCAAGCTATCCAGAATGCGGCAGTTGCCAATGTCTACGGTATCCAAGCAGGTTTGGAATGGAAACTCCCCGCTGGTTTCAGTTTTTCCTCTTCCATCAACTATCAGATTGGAGAAGAAGAGCTAGACGATGGTACCAAGAGTCCCTCCCGTCATGCTGCTCCTTTGTTTGGCGTAAGCCGCTTAATGTATAAGGCCAAGAAGTTGAATTTACAGTGCTACGCCAACTACCAAGGCGAACGCAAATTTGAGGATTTGGCAGTGGAAGAGCAGGGAAAAGATGAAATCTACGCCAAGGATGCCAATGGAAATAATTATTCTCCAGCATGGTATACCTTAAATCTTAAGGCATTGTACGATCTGTCCACTATCTTTACGATCAGCGCAGGAATGGAGAATCTGACCGATCAGCGTTACCGACCCTATAGTGCCGGCATTTCTGCTCCCGGAAGGAATTTTATCCTTGCGGTAAGTGCTAATTTTTAA